The following coding sequences lie in one Trichoderma breve strain T069 chromosome 1, whole genome shotgun sequence genomic window:
- a CDS encoding hemerythrin HHE cation binding domain-containing protein — protein sequence MSTISEVIIKDHRELEEYYNEVVNNPGNHDHQDRYGNQFTWELARHSVGEELVVYPALEKYLGEKGKGMAEEDRKEHAVVKELLKAFQNMEASDPDYVKQLQKLWGPLSEHIKEEEERDLPILEEKLQTVEGESASMATSFGWTKAFVPTRSHPSAGEHPPFETAMGLLAAPIDHVADLFRKFPNKKVSPNPSTE from the exons ATGTCTACCATCTCCGAGGTAATCATCAAAGATCACCGTGAGCTCGAAGAGTACTACAATGAAGTGGTGAACAATCCGGGAAATCACGATCATCAAGACCGTTATGGAAACCAATTCACCTGGGAGTTAGCCCGCCATTCTGTTGGTGAAGAGCTAGTGGTCTATCCTGCACTCGAGAAATACCTAGGTgagaaaggcaaaggcatGGCAGAGGAAGATCGAAAGGAACACGCCGTG GTTAAGGAGTTGCTCAAAGCCTTCCAGAACATGGAGGCTTCTGACCCAGACTatgtcaagcagctgcagaaaCTCTGGGGCCCTCTCTCGGAGCacatcaaggaggaggaggagcgggACTTGCCTATTTTagaagagaagctccagACTGTCGAAGGAGAATCAGCATCCATGGCCACGTCTTTTGGTTGGACCAAGGCCTTTGTGCCGACTCGCAGCCACCCGAGCGCTGGTGAACATCCGCCGTTTGAGACTGCCATGGGACTGCTTGCTGCGCCAATCGATCACGTTGCTGACCTTTTCCGCAAGTTTCCCAACAAGAAGGTGTCTCCAAATCCTTCCACTGAGTAA